AATTTCATCTAACCCAGGGTCTGGCTGATCATCATTCTTGTGAGTATCTGAAACATCATACTGATAACGGGGATCCTGCATAGTAAATTGATTAATCTTTGACATGCTTTTCTCCTATACGGTTTGCAAATGCTATTGATGAATTATTAACGGAACCGTTTTTGCGCATAAATATAAAAAGGTTCGAATTAATATTTACGTTCGTGTTTTTAAATTTTTAGCACTTATGACGTATATAGAGAAAAGCAAAGTACATGCCATGCATATTTTAAAATAATCTATTTAATGTGAAGTGAAATATTATTTTTATAGCAAGAAAAAAAGCCCCTATAGCAAATGCTAAAGGAGCCTTGTTCTCTATTTGAAAGCTATTATTTAATAGCCTTTTTTACTCTCTAATCTATTGGAGTCTAAGCTGCTTGGAAAATAAGCTCGTTAAAGAGTGAGAGTAAAAAAACATGTATCTATAGTCTTCCAGTTAGGAAAAGAAGCAGCACCACAAGTAGAAGTAAACCGCCAATTCCACCAATAGCTACGTTTTGAACTAACGCTGCTACTATCAACACTACAATGACTAAACTTAGTAAACCCATTCTCATAATATCTTCCTCAATTATTTTCACTTAATGTGTACGCAACGGTGATATCGCTTTTTGTTACGCTACCGCATAAACTTTACGTACAGCGCCAGCACCAAGGTGACCGCCGATTAAGCCGGCTATTAGGCCAAGTGCAGAGGCGATAAAGGCTGTCCATAGAACCGCTTGGGTATAAGTACCTACCGTTTCCGATACTTTGTTTAATTCAGCTTTTGCTTCTGATACTAGTTGCTTAGCTTCTTTTTCTGCGCCACTAACAATGGCTTCAATTTCTTGTTCAGATAAGCTGGTATTGACGGCTAATACATCTTTCGCCATCTCAGGTTTACCAGTAATTAAATACTGACCCGCTTCAACCAATGTATCTGAATCTAAATCTTTCAATGCTTGGCTAACTTCTTGTGAAGACACTTCACTACCTGCCATGCCACCTACCGATTGGCTCACCGAACTTTCAATATCAGCCATTTTCTGGCCTAACCAATTTTTAGCTTCGTTAGATTCACTTGAGTTACTCCACGATTCAGCCTTTTCTTGAGCACCGGTGATAATCGAGTCGATTTCGTCATCTGATAAGCTAGTTCGCTGCGTTAATTCATTACGGGCTTTTTCTGTGTCGCCTGAAATAAGTGCACTGGTAATTGCACCTGTATCTTCAGCATTTAAAGACTCAATAGCTGAACTTACTTCTTGCTGATTTGGGCTTTGTGAGCCCGTGCCTGTTTCGCTGATAACCTGTGATGCTTGGCGTTTCATCACTGCGGCAATACTGGTTTTTACTGATTCGGGCAACATACTTTCATTACCAGACCCTGATTTTAAAATTGTAGTGCTGGCTTTATTAGCACTACCTAATGCACTACCAATTGAGTTCATCGTACTGCCGATACCGGAAACACCTAACATAACAATAAGTACTGTGCCTACAGACCACACAGTTAGGCCGTGTAGGGCACCTATTCTATCATCAGCAGTTCCTGCCATTTTTGCAGCAAGTACACCACCTGCAAACGTAGAGAAAATAGTGGTTATTAATATCCAAATAATCGACCCTATGCCTAATCCGTTACCCATTGCAGATAGGTCTGTAGCATCTGCGATACCCACGCCAATAGCAGAGCCCAAAAGGAGCATAAGCCAACCCAACGCAATCATTAACATAATACCAGCAATGATAGCGCCCCAACTGATGCGATGCCCTATTGGAAGGCTAAAATTAGCGGCCGTTGAGCTTGGTGTTCCAACGATTTCTCTTTCCATAATGAATTCCTCTAATAAATGAAGGACGGCGTATTTAAACCTTGCCATCGTAGTGCTAATACTGAACGCACTATTAAAATGGCAATAACTAAGCCAGAGAGCAGAAGTCGTTAGAAGTTTATTAGAGGTGCCTTAATGGCTGCGGTGTGCGTCGATTCTTCAATATCAATTAAACTTAAGTAAATGAAGAAAATGTAATAATTAATGCAATACTTACCAAGCATTAAGTAACATTTACATTTAGTATTATATCTTGGAAATTATATTTAATAGAGATGGTGTAGCAAGAAATAAATGTTAATAAATGGACTGTTAAATATATCTAAATACTTGTAGTTGATTACATGTAAATGCATGTCAGTACATTTAAAATCGTGGTTCTATTTTCATGGCGGCTATTTTTAAAGAAAAGGGGGGTGGAGTTTTTTACTTATTTTTGATGTTGTTATTTATTTAAAAGTGTCGAATTATTAATGTCGAATAAAAACCCTGGAGCTCCAGTAATTTGACTTCGCATAAATAGCGTTAAGTGGATTATAATTTGCTGCTATTGAAGACATTGCTTAGTAATGCTCGAGCACAATGGTACGTGCCATATCACCGCTGTTGCGATAGAGGAGTGAATAGAATAGGTGCTAGCAATATTAAGTGAAATCAACAATAGTTAATCTTTAAGAAGCAGGAGGGGAAATTACCTTAGCTGGCTATCTTTGCTTCCTCGTCGATTAAAGGCCGATTCAACCTTAGTCGCCTTTTCCAATTTAGCTTGACAGTTTATACACAGCTGCACACCGAGCACAGCTACTCGTCTTCGTTCTGGTATACGAGCGTCACATTCTTCACAGAACTCTGCACTTTCACCCTGATACATGCTGTTTTTAGCACGCGCCACGGCATCTTCAACGCTTGCATCTATCTGATCTTGTACTGCCCCGTCTTTTGCCCAGCCACCGGCCATGTTTCCTCCCAATTGTTGCTTGTGGGTCTTGCTAATAAATAATATCCAATCCATCGGTATCAAAACCAATCAGCATCGATACTCATCACTAGCGCTAACGATAGAATGAAGCAAAAACAGTGCCGAGCCTTTCCTCAAGAATTTTTGGTAATAGTTACAGAAGGTTAAGGTAGGTGAAGAAAGGTAAAGTAATGTAGGGAGCCCGGAGTGCCCGTAGTCTTTACTGAATGCAGTGAAATATTTGCTTCGTTCTATGATGGAATGGTCTAAGACAGAGTGGTCGAAAACAAAACAGCCTTGTTTGAAGAAAACACTAAAAGGAGCAAGAGCTCCTTTTAGTATTCTTACTGTTTTGGCTTAAGCTTACTTATCAGTGCCCGCCGTTAATGGCTGGTCAAGTTTATAGTCGAGCTGCACTAACAAACCTGTTTGCCTGCGGGCTACACCACCTTTAATTGCTGGTTTGTATTTCCATTGCTCAAGCGCAGCTTTTGCACTTTCATCAAATATACCTTCGGGAGTGGCATTAACTACAGTGACATTGTCGGTGTTACCGTTTTTAGTAATATCAAACTGCAGTACGACGAAACCTTCAATATTTCCTTTTTCGGCCGATTTGGGGTATTCAGGCGATACAAATTCTACCGGGGCTGCTTCGTCAACTTTCGACTGTTTGTGTTCAGTATTTTGAAGTGGCACATTGGCTAAC
The nucleotide sequence above comes from Alteromonas naphthalenivorans. Encoded proteins:
- a CDS encoding DksA/TraR family C4-type zinc finger protein; the protein is MAGGWAKDGAVQDQIDASVEDAVARAKNSMYQGESAEFCEECDARIPERRRVAVLGVQLCINCQAKLEKATKVESAFNRRGSKDSQLR